The genomic stretch CGCATTTTGAGGTGGTGGAGGATGAGGCGGTGCAGGTGATCGAGGGGCAACGGATCATCGAGTTGGAGAAGGTGGATCTGAGGGGGATGAAAGGGGAGGAGCAGGCCGAGGCATTGGGGGCAGCGATGGCAAGGGAGTTGGAGGAGAGGTTTGATCTGTCGTGTGGGCCGCTGCTGCGGGTGAAGCTGGTGAAGCTGGGAGAAGAGGAGCAGGTGTTGTTGCGGACGATGCACCACATTGTGTCGGACGGATGGTCGGAAGGGGTGTTCAACCGGGAGTTGGAGGAGTTGTACGGGGCCTACGTGGAAGGGAGGGAGAATCGGCTGGAGGAGTTGCTGGTGCAATATGGGGATTATGCGGTGTGGCAGAGGAGATGGGCGGAGGAGGAAGGAGGTCTGGAAGAAGGGCTGAGGTACTGGAAGGAGGAGTTGGCGGGGATACCGGAGAGGCTGGAGTTGGCGGGGAACCGTGCCCGAGGAGGGAAGCAGAGTTTTGCG from Terriglobia bacterium encodes the following:
- a CDS encoding non-ribosomal peptide synthetase is translated as MRLSYGQQRLWFLDQLEGGSTEYNMTEALRLKGEVNEEALERAINTIVERHESLRTHFEVVEDEAVQVIEGQRIIELEKVDLRGMKGEEQAEALGAAMARELEERFDLSCGPLLRVKLVKLGEEEQVLLRTMHHIVSDGWSEGVFNRELEELYGAYVEGRENRLEELLVQYGDYAVWQRRWAEEEGGLEEGLRYWKEELAGIPERLELAGNRARGGKQSFAAGVRRKSLTRELTAGLKRVGRESGATLYMVMLAGFAVLLSRYSGQEDIVVGTPVANR